The Salinibaculum sp. SYNS191 genome has a window encoding:
- a CDS encoding ArsR family transcriptional regulator: MSETDAGAADAGPFAEQQRLFKLLSQDTRHLIIQELLGHPAHLMSLAELEYMTGKSQAAIKDQLETLSDAGLLARYTHEPSEGKRDLPAQFYGFTERGVEVLHDYKYLRGLPVARALYENTRKTEKIERHESAPRPELPAAVAEALEFDEPDLDAVDVSSKQ, translated from the coding sequence ATGAGCGAAACCGACGCTGGCGCGGCCGATGCGGGGCCGTTTGCGGAACAGCAGCGGCTGTTCAAGCTGCTGTCTCAGGATACGCGCCATCTCATCATCCAGGAGTTGCTGGGCCATCCTGCACATCTCATGTCGCTCGCCGAACTCGAGTATATGACTGGGAAAAGTCAAGCAGCCATCAAAGATCAGCTGGAGACGCTGAGCGACGCCGGCCTCCTCGCACGCTACACGCACGAACCAAGTGAGGGAAAACGTGATCTCCCGGCACAGTTCTACGGGTTCACAGAGCGGGGCGTCGAGGTACTCCACGACTACAAGTATCTACGTGGGCTTCCGGTCGCTCGAGCCCTCTACGAGAACACGCGTAAGACCGAGAAAATCGAGCGCCACGAATCGGCACCACGCCCGGAGCTTCCAGCGGCGGTTGCTGAGGCACTTGAGTTCGACGAACCCGATCTCGACGCCGTCGACGTCAGCTCGAAGCAGTAG
- a CDS encoding DNA-binding protein, protein MASKNTLIKEDSGVQEDEQNEDFAVVGESPELRASVVQDIQAKVDTNHPNAKPDGMTLEAAERMQAREDEIERTARRFDRRQDSDREARARQTAADVSRKRRQAIDARAVVGNPAQEAADPRAHLSQAELAVVNQEADRLAKKLPEWSRAAISRRLGKRVRKGMELSSAVLSVFEDLRRSGRFVPINAIGDVNRGEVDIEGTVRELWSPSSATISQVGLLEDDSGRVKFTAWQASNQPWLEEGERVRLYNVATNWYEGRVSVALTGWSRVHFPERGQWWTE, encoded by the coding sequence ATGGCAAGTAAGAACACTCTCATTAAAGAAGATTCGGGTGTACAGGAAGACGAACAGAACGAGGATTTCGCGGTCGTTGGGGAGTCCCCCGAGCTGCGGGCCTCTGTTGTGCAGGATATTCAGGCGAAGGTGGATACCAACCACCCCAATGCGAAGCCGGACGGCATGACGTTAGAAGCGGCTGAGCGGATGCAGGCCCGCGAGGACGAAATCGAGCGGACGGCACGTCGGTTCGACAGACGGCAGGACTCAGACCGGGAAGCGCGAGCACGGCAGACGGCGGCAGACGTGAGTCGGAAGCGGCGACAGGCCATCGACGCACGGGCGGTTGTCGGAAACCCAGCTCAGGAGGCGGCTGATCCCAGAGCACATCTCTCCCAGGCGGAGTTGGCGGTAGTCAACCAGGAGGCAGACAGGCTGGCGAAGAAACTCCCAGAGTGGTCGCGGGCCGCGATCAGTCGGCGGCTGGGAAAGCGAGTGCGTAAGGGGATGGAGCTATCGAGTGCGGTGCTGTCGGTGTTCGAAGATCTGCGGCGGTCAGGTCGGTTCGTACCGATCAACGCTATTGGCGACGTGAACCGTGGCGAGGTGGACATCGAAGGGACTGTTCGTGAACTCTGGTCTCCCTCCAGTGCAACGATTTCTCAAGTGGGGTTGCTCGAAGACGACAGTGGGCGAGTGAAGTTCACGGCCTGGCAGGCCAGTAACCAACCGTGGCTGGAAGAAGGCGAGCGGGTGCGGCTCTACAACGTGGCTACGAACTGGTACGAAGGGCGCGTCTCGGTGGCACTGACTGGGTGGAGTCGGGTCCACTTCCCCGAGCGCGGTCAGTGGTGGACTGAGTAG
- a CDS encoding PAS domain-containing sensor histidine kinase has translation MPDKSISHQEILQAPKRTFETVFEHANDAIFVVDLENDSIVDCNPAAEELVEYSREELLSMPASDLHPHNLPQFMDFAESVLERGHSWTDEITCYCKSGDILPAEMSASVVELEGRPHVVNLVRQRTDEEERDWFEALIEHGNDLITVVKPDGTIRYQSETSDTVLGYASDDLRDERYVDFVHPEDEEDVRASLAQMADSSTGVVRRLEYRFRRRDGSWAWLEGAVSYRPKKPITGFVINARDITPEKESQQQAAVLNRTMRHNLRNELSVIIGHAERLSNVDNPEVASTATTMLSKAWNLHDATTYTKDLNDILQSSRVTQKRFDLTALLENTIVDLTDSYPEATFDVDLPDDQLVVAAPKLRVAIDHVLRNAVEHNDADTPRIEVTVRPPSAESSEVYLTVVDNGPGIPAQQREVLLEGEETPLKHGNGIGLWLVNWIITRSGGRITFDENDPRGSRVTLALSPANGIEQ, from the coding sequence ATGCCTGACAAGTCCATCTCCCATCAGGAAATTCTCCAGGCTCCTAAGCGGACATTCGAGACAGTCTTCGAACACGCAAACGACGCGATATTCGTCGTCGACCTGGAGAACGACTCCATCGTCGATTGCAATCCTGCTGCCGAGGAACTCGTCGAGTACTCTCGCGAAGAATTGCTCTCGATGCCTGCTTCTGACCTCCATCCGCACAACCTCCCGCAGTTCATGGACTTTGCCGAGAGCGTTCTCGAACGCGGCCACAGCTGGACGGATGAAATAACCTGTTACTGCAAGAGTGGGGACATCCTCCCAGCGGAGATGTCGGCGTCGGTAGTCGAACTCGAAGGTCGCCCTCACGTAGTCAACCTCGTCCGTCAGCGCACCGATGAGGAAGAGCGCGACTGGTTCGAGGCCCTCATCGAGCACGGTAACGACCTCATCACAGTCGTGAAACCAGACGGAACAATTCGATATCAAAGCGAGACGAGTGACACCGTTCTGGGCTATGCATCGGACGATCTACGAGACGAACGGTACGTCGACTTCGTTCATCCCGAGGACGAAGAAGATGTGCGGGCATCCTTGGCTCAGATGGCAGACTCCTCGACGGGTGTCGTCCGTCGGCTGGAGTATCGATTCCGCCGCCGTGACGGGTCGTGGGCGTGGCTGGAGGGTGCGGTGAGCTATCGTCCGAAAAAACCGATCACGGGATTCGTCATAAACGCACGTGACATCACACCCGAAAAAGAGAGTCAGCAGCAGGCCGCCGTCCTCAACCGGACGATGCGACACAACCTCCGGAACGAATTGAGCGTCATCATCGGCCACGCGGAACGGCTCTCGAACGTCGATAACCCCGAGGTTGCGTCAACCGCAACAACCATGCTCTCAAAAGCGTGGAATCTTCACGACGCGACGACCTACACGAAAGACCTCAACGATATTCTACAATCGTCCAGAGTCACCCAGAAGCGGTTCGATCTGACGGCACTTCTCGAAAATACAATCGTTGATCTCACCGACTCCTACCCCGAGGCGACGTTCGATGTCGATCTCCCTGACGACCAGCTGGTCGTGGCAGCCCCCAAACTGCGGGTGGCTATTGATCACGTGCTCCGGAACGCGGTTGAGCACAACGATGCGGATACCCCACGCATCGAGGTGACAGTGCGACCACCAAGTGCGGAGTCGAGCGAGGTGTACTTGACCGTCGTCGACAACGGCCCGGGTATCCCGGCCCAGCAACGTGAGGTGCTCCTCGAAGGAGAAGAGACCCCGCTCAAACACGGGAACGGAATCGGACTCTGGCTTGTCAACTGGATTATCACCCGTTCGGGCGGGAGAATTACGTTCGACGAGAACGATCCCCGCGGAAGTCGAGTGACTCTCGCCCTGTCTCCGGCGAACGGAATCGAGCAATGA
- a CDS encoding glutaredoxin family protein encodes MAELELYDRRDCPYSRKVRNKLDELGLTYDETVVPDKHTDREELYERTGQRGVPVLFDSHLDGGWLADSEDIVTHLERHHG; translated from the coding sequence ATGGCAGAACTGGAGTTGTACGACAGGCGAGACTGTCCGTATTCGAGAAAGGTTCGCAACAAACTTGACGAACTCGGACTCACCTACGACGAGACTGTGGTTCCGGACAAGCACACTGACCGCGAAGAGTTGTACGAGCGGACCGGACAACGGGGCGTTCCCGTACTGTTCGACTCCCACCTCGATGGTGGGTGGCTAGCCGACAGCGAAGACATTGTCACTCACCTCGAACGACACCACGGCTAA
- a CDS encoding methyl-accepting chemotaxis protein — protein sequence MDELSREVGDVSAAVEEIAASTDEVNAESDDAAALAEEGCQRARELSERIDAIHTRATRVNEAVEVLADHVADIEEFVETIDDIADQTNMLALNASIEAARVDGGEGFAVVADEVKSLAEDSQDEAARIRKLVTTIDEATTRVTDDIEDVYDEAEAGRVETDRAVETFESIEDITARLSASMDQVATATDQQAESTEELAMMADEANRKAGMILDEVTEINDSNRSLLETLENSLGTNTPG from the coding sequence ATGGACGAATTGAGCCGGGAAGTGGGCGACGTCAGCGCCGCTGTCGAGGAGATAGCTGCCTCGACGGACGAGGTCAACGCCGAGAGCGACGACGCGGCGGCCCTCGCCGAGGAAGGGTGCCAACGAGCGCGCGAACTCAGCGAGCGAATCGATGCTATCCATACTCGTGCGACCCGGGTTAACGAGGCGGTTGAGGTCCTCGCCGACCACGTCGCCGACATCGAGGAATTCGTCGAGACAATCGACGACATCGCCGACCAGACGAACATGCTGGCGCTGAACGCCTCCATCGAAGCTGCCCGGGTGGACGGTGGTGAAGGCTTCGCCGTGGTCGCAGACGAGGTAAAATCACTCGCAGAGGACAGCCAGGACGAGGCCGCCCGTATCCGGAAACTGGTCACAACCATCGACGAGGCGACCACCCGCGTGACCGATGACATCGAGGACGTCTACGACGAAGCGGAGGCCGGGCGAGTAGAGACCGACCGCGCTGTTGAGACCTTCGAGTCCATCGAGGACATCACTGCCCGACTCTCCGCGAGCATGGATCAGGTGGCCACGGCGACTGACCAGCAGGCCGAGAGCACTGAGGAACTCGCGATGATGGCCGACGAGGCCAACCGCAAGGCCGGCATGATCCTTGACGAAGTAACTGAAATCAACGATAGTAATCGTTCGCTGCTCGAGACACTCGAGAACTCACTGGGCACTAACACTCCGGGTTGA